The Triticum aestivum cultivar Chinese Spring chromosome 5A, IWGSC CS RefSeq v2.1, whole genome shotgun sequence genomic sequence ATTCACAAGCTTTACCTCAACGAAATAGGAAGACATTAGAAATTTTGAGTGCCAGCCTGTTTGCTTGTAGAAAGATAGCTTGCAATGTTAGCCTGCTTTTTTGTTTGTTTCACAAGCTTCAAATATTCTACAGTGCTGATGGTGATGGAGGGGTTTGGTTACAGTGTATTGGTGTACAACCCTCCCAAGTTTTCAAGCATTTTAGTCTCCCATCTTTTGCAATATAGAAAGTCTCATGATACATTTTCTTCTGCAATGTTATTTATAGGATTGTAGTACATGTTCGGTTCAGTGCTCCTGGCAGCTATAATTGTTGTTGGTATGTGCACCCCTCATCCTCCTGGTTACTTCTCACACAAAAAAATGGTTTTTGTGTAGTGTTGGGCGAAGCAAGCGGCATGCGGCCCGTGCGCCGTGAACCACTCCAACAAGTGCCCGGCGTGCACAGACGTCAATGGCTTGCATGAGCGCGACAAGGGGGCTGACTGCTACCTTCTGGCGGTAAAGGCCAAAAGGGTGCCCTGCCCCGAGGAGGCGTACTGCTGTGGGGGCTCCGTGGTGTACTGCATGGTTGGTGACCACTGTCTGGTGCGCCCGCACGAGCCGTGCCGCTGTCTGGTGCTCCGTGGCCACCAGTGGCCCGTGACTGACGTTGCCTACGTGTCGATGTTGGAGGTCCAGATGCAGCCGGCACAGCGGAGCTGCGGTGGAGGACCGGAGCGGCTGTTCTTGTTGGTGGCGAGCAAGTGCGGTGTCATGGTGGTACAGGTGCAAGGTGTTGGTGCACACTCCCGTGGACACGGACACTGACCACATGGACATCCTGATGCTGGACGCCAAGGTGAGGAGCTGCGTCGTCCCCGGTGTGGAGGCGGCCATGGATGCGGGCGGCAGGTACCTGCCAGTGTCGGCTGACGTGCCGCCGCAGGAATGAGGAGCCCCCGTTCCTGGGGTTGACGATTCGCTGGTCAGCGCTGGTTATTTTATCTAATATATATTCCCTccgtatattatgggacggagggagtattatatatcTACCATGGCTGACATTGGTGATTTGGTAGTGAACTAGCAGTGATCATTGGTGATTGGTTCTGTTCATGGCAATGGTTGCCAACGTATCGAGTACCAATGCGGTTGATCCCTACTtggcatgttcatcttgtttgacTGTTGCTGTTCTTGCAAGGATGAACAAATCACACGGATTCTATTCTTGACAGTGCGCCCTGTACCTTGCACCTGTAATTTGAGTTGATTATCTGCTAGCTAGCTGCTACAAAAGGCGTGCTATGCGGTGGCACATGGTACCACGGCACCACGCTACTACTACTGAAGTGAGCCAAAGACACGTCGTTGTCATCACCCCTTTCTTATCGAAACTGGGTAAACCTTATTGTATTAGACAGTCGAAAAGTCGTCATACTAAGGCCAGCGCCGAAGCCAGCCAATACAACCTGTCGGGTCATTGCTAATTTTTAGGATTATTTCGTTCATAATATACTATAAATAGTACAATATCTTATATATAGATAATGCTAACTGACGAACTTTCACCAGGAAGAAACTCCCGGCAAATCTCCTCGCTGCCGTTTGATCGAAATCAAACGATGgtagttttaaaaaaatattgCCTTCACAACACAATAATGACATGCTAGTATGAAGAAATCGCCATGTCCCTAAAATTAAAACTGTCATGAAAAATGTTCGTAGATGCTAACCCCCAGGCGAATGATCGCTAGCTAAGAGGGCCCTTCAACATTTATGTGTCCCTTGTTATTACAGAAATAATTCTAATATTAAGTTACCAAGTGTGATGATTAGTAGACATAAATGAGTTAGAAATTATGGGTTTAAACACCCTTTGTTTCTTCCTTTGGAAAGATATATACAAGTGTATGTGTGTCTATATCAAGGAGGGTATGTACTACTTTGTTTATTTTTTTGACATCAAGGGTCCGTTCGTTACTAAATATAAgattttttagagattccaacacaGGCTACATATACAGTAAAATGAACGAATCTATATTTTAAAACATatttatacatccgtatgtagtctctGTTGGAATCTATAAAAGTTCGTATGTTTAGAAAACGGAGGGAGGGAGTAGTTCATTATAAGTaactagtagactgcccgtgcgttgctacgggctacaataAAGTGCATCTCTACTACTAATAAACAATCCAATATTATCTTTTCTAAACGCACCCCATAAAACATACACGGATTTATTACCACCGCATGATTAGACCTATATTGTCCGTAGTTGCAGGGCTGGCACAATATCATCCAAGATAACTTTATTAAGTCTAGCACATTAATAGTTCACCATAAGGTCATACCCAAAGACTAGAAGTTTGCTAATAGTGATGCAATGCACGAAAAGTAAAAATTTTGCATGGAATTTTTTGTTTGCACAATGGAATTTACAACAATCGTGAATTAAAACTATTTGTACTCTAATGGACAGAACTGCCAAAGAACATAACTACAGGGTGATGATAAATAACATATGGAACTGCAAGTGAGCACAGAATGAAACACACACCCTCGGCTTCAAACCAAAGTGTTTCACATGAGAAATGATTCCATCAATACTCCAGTCCGGCAGCGTTCAAATAGGAGAAGTTAAAGGGAATAGCATTTCAACCATGTCCCTACTGCCTTTAGAGGCAGCAACTTCAATTGGTGTCCTACCACACTGCAAGAGTAAATAATAAATAACAAATATAAATACAAAATGTAATTGAAAGATTTCCAAATTAATATTTAGGAATCACAGCCTAAGATCTCAATGAAATGGCTGGTTGGACTTCAAGAGAATCACTATGAAGGACAAATGATAGAACAGTCTCGTTCATCCTTCCGAACAAAATTTGTAAGACAAGGGTTACGTCAAGTACACTAACACTAATAACCGAGAGCTTCAACTAATATGTTGTATTGCATAGACTTTTCAAAATAGAATAGGATGAAGATGATACAAACACCAAAATATACATGGAAAGGGCAAAGAAATCTTTGCAGAAGTAACATTTTATGTTTCTTTGACCAGGCTATGAAGAAACTGGAGATTTTTTTCAATTCCTAATTCAGTAGACAAGAAACATATACATGACATACTCTGCAATTTACAGCACAGAAGATTCAAATTTTACAATGTTTTGACATCATCTCTGCTACTATAAACACACAGCTCTttgtctctctccctccctctctacaCCACCGCTGCCCTTGTCGGAGCGAGGTTATGTGGAGTCCACCTGTAATCCCTCCTGCACTGGTGCCGGCCTCCATTGCCCCCTGGCCGCAGAGTCAAAGTTCAGGCGAAGGGGTCCTTGGTAGGGCACATGATCTGATCCTCTTCTAAGCGTCCGATGCATTATCCCACACTAAATTATCGAGGCACTGGGACGTGCCAGCAGAAACCTCTAGGTAGTGATGGATTTTAGTGCCGAATTCTTCCATGATTTCAGGTTGCGATTTATATTGATTTATTTACATTCACCGGTATAGCTATATTTTTATCCTATATccgcatttttttcttttttctttttagttgTGTTGGACATGTTGGAAGGACAGGCCTGGTGCAGTGGTGAAGTActcccacttgtgccaagaggtccaaGGTTCGACGCGGCCTCTCTGCATTGCAATGTGCGGGGGTAAGGCTTGCCTCGTATAATCCCTCTCTAGACCCCACCTAGTGTTGGAGCTTCTAACATTGGGTCTGTCCTTTTTGTGTTGGACGTGTTGACTGTGTGCATCATGCTATGCAGAGGCCGGCCATTTGCTCAGTGCAGTTGTATCACCTCAATATATCGGTTGAATGAAAATGTCCTTTATTTGAAAGGCTATACTTTTATCATAAATAACTAGAAGTAAAGCACCAGTACTGATGTTCTTcgcatgtttttttatttttgtaatCTTTGTAAAAGCATGTGCGAAAAAATGATCATACATAACTACTCCcaccatcccaaaataagtgtctttgatttagtaaaattttagaaaattttactaaatcaaagacacttatttttggacggagggagtacatcttatAGCTTGTACACCCTAattcaggatatatatatatatatatatgacctggGCACAAGAAACTTTATACCATCAATTCTAATGATACAGGGAAAGTAAACAGTGATGCATATATTTTCTTCATACTTGCATCCTTTATAATAGGTATTTTGTTTTGAGCAAAGGCCTTTATATTTCTCTTCTGTTAGGACGTTGAGCAGGACATGGAGCATCTGTAGATCTATTGAGGTAGTTATTAGGTTCTGACTTCTGATTGTGACCAAAAGCTCAAGTAGGGAAATAACATAATCTATTATGCTGATCTGAGAGTGAAATTATTCAGATGGCGTTTTGGAGGTCCTCTTTACATGGAGGTGAGATATCAAGCATGAGTAAGTGAGAATGTGAGATGATTGAAGAGATTGAGGAATATTGGCATAAGTTCGCCTATGGTATAATAACTGGCAACTTTGATCTACCATAAGTTCTCTATTTTTACATCCTTTTACTTATGTATTTAGTACTTACAGTACCTATAATGCTTAATCCAAGGCGCAAGAAGGCCCTCACAGAATAAGAAGTGAAATAAGGTTACTGAATTCCCCTGACCATGTGTCATCAAGAATTGACCGGGGTGAATGTCAGATGTATAAATACAACCTAACCATTCCATTTTATAATCCCACATAGGTTTGAATCGTGTATTTTTCTTCTGTGCAACTGAAAAATGGATTTCGGTTATGCACAGAAGCAGCATCTTCTCTTCTGCTTGCTGCATTGCATACTGCATATATAGTCGTCACAAATGTCTTAAGCCTTGACCTTAACCAATAAAATGTGGGttatatgtcacaaaaattatTCCATTAAATTCGTACTATATAAAGAATTTTCCTATGGTATAATCTTTAAGTTACATGACTTGTGTATTATTTCTCTAATTGATGATCAAAGTTAAATCTCAAAAATGTGTATGCCATCTTTTTGTAGCTCAAGGAAGTAGTGTTTTCTCCTCATGCAAGCCTATTCCTGGTGTCAGACGATGTGTGGGTAAGATGATTATCCTAATCTGTCAAGTGTCAAGAGTCTACAGCCTAACATAACCTCGTAGAGAAAAAATGGAACGATAATGTCAGCTAACTTACAGCATATGCATGAAAAGTAGATGATGACAAGTGAAAACAGCAAAACAGGAAAACAAGTAAAGCTCACTTCATCGGGAATATTGGGGTTAGCACCAGCATCTAGTAAGAACTTCATGATGCCAGGTGAGTCAAACTTCACTGCCAACATCACGTAACTACCACCATCTAAGTCAATAAAATTCATATCAGCACCAGCCTGTGCAAATGAACAACTATTTGATCATTTGTTTGGGTTAATGCTTTATATGTTATATACACAAAGAAAATGAAGTTGTGCCTACAAAACTTTAACAAAGCTCCATACGAAGAAAGAGTACTGACCTTAACAAGTAGCTTGACACATTCCAACGGCTCTCTAGGCATGGGCCTGATGGCACGGATGGCCCAACTCAATGGGGTATAACCAAGACCGTAAACCTTGTTAGGCTACGAAAAATGGAAGAATCAATCACTTACACTAGTAGGAAAGAAAAGAGCGACCAGTAGAGAAATTAATTTTGAGATACATCAATAGAGAAGTAAAGTATACTAATGGTGTGTTAAATATATTGGTATTTCTGAAGGGAACAGAAAGAAATATATTACATAGAAATTAGACATAACATGAGCAtgttttactttatgataattaaaTACTGTCCATGATGAATTTTTGTTGTTTCAAATACTCCCTCTTAAACTAATATAGGACCATTTAGATCACTAAAACGGtcctatattagtttacagagggagtacagtgCTGATCTTTTGTTCCGATGGAGCACAAGATCAAAGGCAACAAGATCTTCCATTCCAGTGCATTCCCAAATAGAATATACACAGATGAAGCACGAGTACCACTGGccacaagatattccattccagaGTTCTCTTTTTCACCGCAAAGAAGAGAACAAAGAAACTGGTGTCTTACATCGACATGGTGCTCCAACAAGATCTTAATTATGTCATGGTGTTTAGAAATAGCAGCTGCATGCAATGGTGTCCCTTGTGCAGAATCTAAATCCACATTGATTCCTTTTGAAAGCAGTAGTTGTACTATTTCACAATGTCCTGGAAAACGAGGTTTCAAAAAAGAATGAATGAGACAAGAATATTTCTCAACATCGGATACGAGCTTTCAGTTTTCATTTTGCACTAAAAATTAACTCTGGGCCACTTTTCAGTTTTGTGATCATGAACTGCCCAGTAACCATTTTGGTTACCACTTATCTCATCAAGGACCATGTTTTCAAAAGTGGACGGATTGGGACTATTCAAATTTTCCTTGTCTATCCTTGGAAGTAGAAGAAGTCGTCAATTTTGAGCTTATAAGATTATAATCAAAACCTTAGATAACATTAGATAtccaacctcaaagttattctctccACACACTCGTTAATGTTTCTTCGGCCATCATCCAAATAAAAAATATGGCAAGTATATGGGAGCTTTGTTCGATGGAAATCACATAAAAAAAGGCAAGTATATGCTAAAATATAAACATCAAGCATCACACAAGCCAAGAGAGGTGTCATAGTAGTCAACTATAACGATCACAAGAGTGTGAAGGCTGTAGCTCTGTACGCTGTGATGTGTGTTTCTTACTTACTTTATTCAAAGAGAGAGAACCTACCAAACAAATGTTAACAAAATTAAGACTAATCTTATAATAACTAGTTTGAAGGAATGGGTCCAATTTGGATCAGTCGCCCAGAAATGCTTACTTCTCTCACAACAACATGGGGCAAAACCAAACAGAGAGAGGCTACCAGACAAATGTTAACAAATTAATCCAATTTGGATCAGTCGACCCAGAAATGCTTACTTCATATAACAATGGAAAATTGAAAGTTTATTTTATAACCAGCCatataaaacaaaaaaaagaatcctGAGACTAATTTTCACTGACTGAGAATTAGCAAAACCATTACGAAAACGCTTTATCCAGTTATCTCTAAGGCTGATGCTGTGCCTCCTACCACCGGTTAGGATCCCTATGCCTGCTAACCCACAGCTGCGGGGCCATGTTGGTCGGAGTCTAGTGCTGCTTATATCCAGCGATGTGGCTTTCTAAGGCAAAAAATCAAATTGACTATGTATGCACTGACACGTGATAAATAAGCATACTTGTTGGGAAAGAGAGAGACCTTCCTTTGCAGCGCCATGGAGAGGTGAGTGTACTTTGCCAGCTAGTGGATCAACACCATGATCAAGAAGATATCTTGCAGCATCAGCTCTCCCATATGAGGCAGAAAGGTACAGTGGCGTGTCACCTGCAACAGTCGAAAAATTAAACATGAGGAGTTCAACAAATTCACGCCAATCCTGCCCTCAATACAAAAAGTTGTGCACAAGAGAGCCAAACGTGAAAAGAGAACTTAGCTAGTGCAGTATCAAATGCCTTTCCATCTGACACATATTTACTGTTGACAAAATTGCACAACGACAGACAGAGGAGACACTTCATATACAGTCCACAAGTGAGCCGAAGACACGTCGTTGTCATCACCCCTTCCTTATCGAAGCTGGGTAAACCTTATTGTATTAGACAGTCgaaaagtcgtcatgctaaggccagCACCGAAGCCAGCCAATACAACCTGTCGGGTCATTGCTAATTTTTAGGATTATTTTGTTCATAATATACCATAAATAGTACAATATCTTATATATAGATAATGCTAACTGACGAACTTTCACCAGGAAGAAACTCCCGGCAAATCTCCTCGCTGCCATTTGATCGAAATCAAACGATGgtagttttaaaaaaatattgCCTCCACAACACAATAATGACATGCTAGTATGAAGAAATCACCATGTCCCTAAAATTAAAACTGTCATAAAAATGGTCGTAGATGCTAACCCCTAGGCGAATGATCGCTAGCTAAGAGGGCCCTTCAACATTTATGTGTCCCTTGTTATTACAGAAATAATTCTAATATTAAGTTACCAAGTGTGATGATTAGTAGACATAAATGAGTTAGAAATTATGGGTTTAAACACCCTTTGTTTCTTGCTTTGGAAAGATATATACAAGTGTATGTGTGTCTATATCAAGGAGGGTATGTACTACTTTGTTTATTTTTTTGACATCAAGGGTCCGTTCGTTACTAAATATAAgattttttagagattccaacataGGCTACATATACAGTAAAATGAACGAATCTATATTTTAATACATATTTATACATTCATATGTAGTCTCTGTTGGAATCTATAAAAGTTCGTCGTATGTTTAGAAAACGGAGGGAGGGAGTAGTTCATTATAAGTAACTAGTAGaccgcccgtgcgttgctacgggctacaataAAGTGCATCTCTACTACTAATAAACAATCCAATATTATCTTTTCTAAACGCACCCCATAAAACATACACGGATTTATTACCACCGCATGATTAGACCCATATTGTCCGTAGTTGCAGGGCTGGCACAATATCATCCAAGATAACTTTATTAAGTCTAGCACATTAATAGTTCACCATAAGGTCATACCCAAAGACTAGAAGTTTGCTAATAGTGATGCAATGCACGAAAAGTAAAAATTTTGCATGGAATTTTTTGTTTGCACAATGGAATTTACAACAATCGTGAATTAAAACTATTTGTACTCTAATGGACAGAACTGCCAAAGAACATAACTACAGGGTGATGATAAATAACATATGGAACTGCAAGTGAGCACAGAATGAAACACACACCCTCGGCTTCAAACCAAAGTGTTTCACATGAGAAATGATTCCATCAATACTCCAGTCCGGCAGCGTTCAAATAGGAGAAGTTAAAGGGAATAGCATTTCAACCATGTCCCTACTGCCTTTAGAGGCAGCAACTTCAATTGGTGTCCTACCACACTGCAAGAGTAAATAATAAATAACAAATATAAATACAAAATGTAATTGAAAGATTTCCAAATTAATATTTAGGAATCACAGCCTAAGATCTCAATGAAATGGCTGGTTGGACTTCAAGAGAATCACTATGAAGGACAAATGATAGAACAGTCTCGTTCATCCTTCCGAACAAAATTTGTAAGACAAGGGTTACGTCAAGTACACTAACACTAATAACCGAGAGCTTCAACTAATATGTTGTATTGCATAGACTTTTCAAAACAGAATAGGATGAAGATGATACAAACACCAAAATATACATGGAAGGGGCAAAGAAATCTTTGCAGAAGTAACATTTTATGTTTCTTTGACCAGGCTATGAAGAAACTGGAGATTTTTTTTTCAATTCCTAATTCAGTAGACAAGAAACATATACATGACATACTCTGCAATTTACAACACAGAAGATTCAAATTTTACAATGTTTCGACATCATCTCTGCTACTATAAACACACAGCTCTttgtctccctccctccctctctacaCCACCGCCGCCCTTGTCAGAGCGAGGTTATGTGGAGTCCACCTGTAATCCCTCCTGCACTGGTGCCGGCCTCCATTGCCCCCTGGCCGCAGAGTCAAAGTTCAGGCGAAGGGGTCCTTGGTAGGACACATGATCTGATCCTCTTCTAAGCGTCTGATGCATTACCCCACACTAAATTATCGAGGCACTGGGACGTGCCAGCAGAAACCTCTAGGTAGTGATGGATTTTAGTGCCGAATTCTTCCATGATTCCAGGTTGCGATTTATATTGATTTATTTACATTCACCGGTATAGCTATATTTTTATCCTATATccgcatttttttcttttttctttttagttgTGTTGGACATGTTGGAAGGACAGGCCTGGTGCAGTGGTGAAGTActcccacttgtgccaagaggtccaaGGTTCAACGCGGCCTCTCTGCATTGCAATGTGCGGGGGTAAGGCTTGCCTCGTATAATCCCTCTCTAGACCCCACCTAGTGTTGGAGCTTCTAACATTGGGTCTGTCCTTTTTGTGTTGTACGTGTTGACTGTGTGCATCATGCTATGCAGAGGCCGGCCATTTGCTCAGTGCAgttgtatcacctcgatatatcgGTTGAATGAAAATGTCCTTTATTTAAAAGGCTATACTTTTATCATAAATAACTAGAAGTAAAGCACCAGTACTAATGTTCTTcgcatgttttttttatttttgtaatATTTGTAAAAGCATGTGCGAAAAAATGACCGTACATAACTACTCccaccgtcccaaaataagtgtctttgatttagtaaaattttagaaaattttactaaatcaaagacacttattttgggacggagggagtacatcttatAGCTCGTACACCCTAattcaggatatatatatatatatatatatatatatatatatatatatatatatatatatatatatatatatatgacctggGCACAAGA encodes the following:
- the LOC123101659 gene encoding ankyrin repeat and SOCS box protein 14-like gives rise to the protein MAARRFAGSFFLVKVRDTPLYLSASYGRADAARYLLDHGVDPLAGKVHSPLHGAAKEGHCEIVQLLLSKGINVDLDSAQGTPLHAAAISKHHDIIKILLEHHVDPNKVYGLGYTPLSWAIRAIRPMPREPLECVKLLVKAGADMNFIDLDGGSYVMLAVKFDSPGIMKFLLDAGANPNIPDECGRTPIEVAASKGSRDMVEMLFPLTSPI